From the Pseudomonas sp. SORT22 genome, one window contains:
- a CDS encoding 5-carboxymethyl-2-hydroxymuconate Delta-isomerase, whose product MPHLHVEYSDNLKNLEVDRLLLRLNHALVGSGQFAEELDIKSRAVALGSFRVGVAPVERAFAHIKLAILSGRSAEIKRQLSASLLEVLKEAVPGTPELDIQLCVEVIDIDRDSYSKVHLPG is encoded by the coding sequence ATGCCTCATCTTCATGTGGAATACAGCGACAACCTGAAAAACCTCGAGGTCGACCGCCTGTTGCTGCGCCTTAACCACGCCCTGGTCGGTAGTGGCCAGTTTGCCGAAGAGCTAGACATCAAGAGCCGCGCCGTGGCCCTGGGCAGTTTTCGCGTGGGCGTGGCGCCGGTAGAGCGTGCGTTCGCCCACATCAAGCTGGCGATCCTCAGCGGCCGTTCGGCCGAGATCAAACGCCAGCTGTCGGCGAGCCTGCTGGAGGTGCTCAAGGAGGCCGTGCCAGGCACGCCGGAGCTGGACATCCAGCTGTGCGTCGAGGTAATTGATATTGATCGCGATTCCTATTCAAAGGTGCACCTGCCGGGGTAA
- a CDS encoding YdcH family protein, whose product MSVKHDLYADVGLTPEQFLEKQQSNPRLSQLHEAYNRKDAEVVAAENSSAADDTVTRLRKERLKIKDEIVAHLK is encoded by the coding sequence ATGTCGGTCAAGCACGATTTGTACGCAGACGTGGGTCTGACCCCTGAGCAGTTCCTCGAGAAGCAACAGAGCAATCCACGGCTGAGTCAGTTGCATGAAGCGTACAACCGCAAAGACGCCGAAGTCGTCGCTGCCGAGAACAGTAGCGCCGCCGATGACACCGTCACCCGGCTACGCAAGGAACGCCTGAAGATCAAGGACGAGATCGTCGCCCATCTTAAGTAA